The stretch of DNA GCTTTGCTAGCTTCCGAGTGCGCTGCACTCGGCCTATAGCTTTAGACTTCAGAGTATCTAAAAAAATATAGAACTTGTCAATAAAATCAAAGAGTTCACAAGAATTTCAGGCCTTAAGCATTAGCAATAAAGTAATTAGTCGAGATGCCCTTTGCAGGCCACTATTTTTTAATCCAGGGTGATTCTTAAAGGGCTTTGAGTAGACAGAATGGTGCCCTCAGCAGTTGGGCTGGTCTTGGGCTGAACTGTTGTGGGTAGATCAAGGTCCTCAGCTGGGTGCTGAGCAGGATGGTTGCACATTATTAGAGGCATTATGCGCGTTGCCCAGGTTACCCCGCTGTGGGAGCAGGTTCCCCCCTTGGCCTACGGAGGCACAGAGATGGTGGTGAGTTTGCTCACCGAAGAGCTGGTGCGCCGAGGGCACCAGGTGACGCTGTTTGCCTCGGGCGATTCGCAGACGCAGGCGCTGCTAGAGCCGGGGTGCGATCGCGCCCTGCGGCCCCTCGGCGTGCTGCCCCCCGCCTACGCTGGCTACGAGCAGCGCCAGCTGGGCCATGTCTTTGGCCACGCCAGCGATTTCGACATCATTCACTCCCACATGGATGCGGCGGCCCTAGCCCCCACCCACCATAGCCAAACCCCGGTGGTGCACACCCTGCACGGGCCGTTTACCGCCGCCTCTGAGCAAATTTTTGGCCAGTATCGGCAGCAGAATTTAGTCACCGTGTCCAGATCGCAGCAGCGGCCTGAGCTGGGGCTTAACTATGTGGCGACGGTGTACAACGCCATCGCCCTAGAGCAGTTTAATTTTTACCCCCAGCCCCAAGCCCCGCCCTACCTAGCCTTTTTGGGCCGTATGTCGGTGGAAAAAGGCCCCCACCTGGCGATCGCGATCGCCCAGCGCCTTGGCTGGCCGCTGAAGATGGCGGGCAAGGTCGATGCTGAAGATCAGGCCTTTTTTGATCGCGAGGTGGCCCCCCACATCGACGGCGAGCAAATTGTGTACCTGGGCGAGGTCAGCCAATCGCAGAAAAAACCCCTGATCGGCCACGCCACGGCAACGCTGTTTCCGATTACCTGGCCCGAGCCCTTTGGCCTGGTAATGGCCGAATCCATGGCCAGCGGCACCCCGGTGGTTGCCATGGCCCTGGGCTCGGCCCCGGAGGTGGTGGCCCACGGCGAGACCGGCTTTCTGTGCCACAGCGTGGAAGACTGCGTCGCGGCGGTGGGGCAAATTCACCAGATTAGTCGCCAGGCCTGCCGCGACCATGTGGCGCTCAACTTTGGCGTGGGGCGCATGGTAGATGGCTACGAGGCGGTGTACCGCGCGGTGATCGGCCAGCGCGATCGCTCCGTCAGCGAAACCCGCGATCGCGATATGCGCCCCCGCCGCCCCGATCTATCGTCTACTTAGCCTGAGTTCGGCATAAAAAATTCCTGAAAAAGCAGGCCCTCTGTCCCCTCCCGGGAGGGGTAGGGGTGGGTTAGTCCATGCCCCACCATGTCGCCTCCCTGCCCCTAGGGACTTGTGTGGTGCAGGAGAGTTCACCCACCCCGCCCGTTGGGCACCCCTCCAAGGAGGGGATGGCATTATCCCAAGCTAACGTTACTGAAATAATTTCCCTCTCAACGGTGGGCAGTGCCCGCCCAGCTCTGCTCCCGTCCCACCCCACAAGGATCTCAACCATGACCGAGTCTTTCCCTCAGGACGCGCTAGAAACCAGCTCAACTGCCGCCCTCAACCATTCATCCCTCAAGATTGTCGAGGTGGATGGGCGCACCTTTGCCCCGGCCCAGCAGGTGCCGATCCCGGAATGGCCCTGCACCACCACCCGGCGGCAGCAGCCGACGCTGACCCTCAAGGACAACGACCTGTTTATCATCACCGACACCCTGGGCAACATTGCCTGTGGCGATGACCAGTCCGCCTCTAGCCTGGGGTTGTTTTGCCGCGACACCCGGTTTCTCAGCCGATTGGAGCTGCAAGTGGAGGGGCTGCCGCCGATTTTGCTCAGCAGCACCGCCCAGCGGGGGTTTGCCCTGTCGGCCCTCTGCGCCAACCCGTATATCTCTCCAGAGCATGGCCGCCGCGAAATTCGGGCTGAGACCATTGGCATTCAGCGGGATCTGGTGCTGCAAGGGGGGCTGTTTGAGGAACTCACCCTGACCAACTACAGTACCGGGCCGGTAGAATTCGAGCTCAGCCTCAGCTTTGACGCCGACTTTGCCGACCTGTTTGAAATTCGGGGGCGGGTGCGGCAGCAAACAGGCACCCTGCTGCGATCCGTTCGCCTCCCGGAGGGTGCGGCGGTCCCCATGCCCTCCCTGCCCGATGGCGCGGTGCCGGGGGCAGGGGACGAACTCACCCTGGCTTACCAGGGGGTTGACCAGCTGCTGATGGAGGCGAGAATTCAGTTTTACCAGCGGCCCCCCGACCAGCTGAAGGGCTATACGGCGATCTGGCGGGTGGAGCTGCAACCCCAGGCCACCGAAATTTTGGGCTACCGGCTGCAGCCCTTTCTCGACGGCCACCCGGCCTCCACCGTGGGCCTGCCCGCCACCCTCAGCCAGGCGGTGGCGGCGGAAACCATGGAGGAGCAGCAGTGGCGCGAGGGGGTGACCCACATTCGCACCGACAACCGGGCGCTGAACCAGATCATCGAGCGGGCCGAGCAGGACACCTACCTGCTGGGGCAGACCTTTGGCGACGGCAAGGTGCTGTCGGCGGGCATTCCCTGGTTTGCCACGCTGTTTGGCCGCGACTCGCTGATTGCGGCGATGCAGACGTTGATGTTTAACCCCGCCCTGGCGCGGCAGACCCTGACGGTGCTGGCCGAGTACCAGGGCCAAAAAAATGACGACTGGCGCGAAGAAGAGCCGGGCAAAATTCTCCATGAGCTGCGGTTTGGCGAGATGTCGCGCAGCGGCGAGGTGCCCCACACCCCCTACTACGGCACGGTGGATGCCACCCCCCTGTGGCTGATGCTCTACGCCGACTACTACGCCTGGAAGGGCGATCGCCCCCTGCTCGACCAGTTGTGGCCCCACGCCCTGGCCGCCATGGACTGGATCGATCGCAGTATGGAGCCCACGGGCTATGTCACCTATTTCTGCAAATCGCCGGGGGGCCTGCGCAACCAGGGCTGGAAGGACTCCGGCGACTGTATCGTCGATGCGGCGGGGAACCTGGCCCAGGGGGCGATCGCCCTTTCCGAAGTGCAGGGCTATGTCTACGCCGCCAAGGTGCGGCTGGCCCCTTTGGCCGAGCTGCAGGACCGCCCCGATCTGCGCGATCGCTGGCAAAGCGACGCCGCCAGCCTCAAAGCTCGCTTTGCTCAAGATTTCTGGCTGGAGGATGAGGGCTATGTGGCCCTTGCCCTCGACGGCCACGGCAACCCGGTGGACAGCATCACCTCCAACCCTGGCCACTGCCTGGGCCTGGGCATTTTCTCGCCAGAAAAAGCCCGCAGCGTGGCGGAGCGCTTGCTGGCCCCGGACATGTTTAGCGGCTGGGGCATTCGCACCCTCAGCAGCAGCAACCCCGCCTACAATCCCATGGGCTACCACGTGGGCTCGGTGTGGCCCCACGACAACGGCATGATTGCCGCCGGGCTGCGCGCCCTGGGCTACACCGACCAGGCGCTGGAAATTGCCCAGGGCATCTTTGACATGACCCTTGTGCAACCTTACCAGTGCCCACCGGAGCTGTTTTGCGGCTTTGAGCGCACCCCCAACAGTCGCCCGGTGCGCTACCCGGTGGCCTGTTCGCCCCAGGCCTGGGCCACGGGCACGGTGTTTCAGCTGTTGCAGATTATGGTCAACCTGGTGCCCGATGCGGCCAACAACTGCCTGCGGATTGTGCAGCCCACCCTGCCCGCCTCGGTCAGCTACATGGCGATCGACAACTTTAAGGTGGGGCAGACGCTGCTGGATCTGGAGTTTGAGCGATCCCACGAGGCCACCGCCTGCCGTGTGGTGCGCAAGCGGGGCAACCTGCGGGTGGTGATTGAGGTTTAGGGAATAAACCCGCTAATATAGGGCTCATATAAAAGACCGCTTTTTTATCTCCGTTTAAATTCGCCATTTAGGATACTTTTTTTGCTGTATGGCCAAGCGATCGCTCCGAGCATCGCCCGCTGGGATTCAGCGGGCTAAGCGCGCGTTTGCGCTCAAAGGATGGACCCAGGACAACCTGGCCGGGGAGGTCAACCTCAAGACCCGGCAGCCGATCTGGCGCTTTTTCACCGGGCAGCCGGTGGATCGGCAGATTTTCATGGAGCTGTGCCAGGTGCTCGACCTCGACTGGCGAGAGGTGGCCGCCGACCCGCCCGCCGACTTTTTGGAACCGGGGGAGGAGCTGACGCCGCCGCCGCTGACAGTGGATGAACTGGTGGCCGAGGTGCGATCGCAGCACTACGACACCATCCAGCACCAGTGCGGCATTTTGCAGCTGCTTGACATTGGCCGCCCGGTCAACATCGACGACATCTACGTCGATGTCAACATTCTCGAAGCCGTCGCCAACCAGCAGTGGCTGGACATCGCCGAGCTCAATACCCTGGCCCCGACCGAGTTTGACCGGGTGGGGCTGGGGGGGGTCGACATTCCCCAAATGCCGGGCCTGGAGGCGGTCAAAACCTACGCCAAGCTGAGGGTGCTGGGCAAGCCGGGGGTGGGCAAAACCACCTTTCTGCAACACCTGGCGGTGCAGTGCAACTAGGGCGAGTTCGCCGCCGACCAGGTGCCCGTCTTTATGGCCCTGCGGGAGTTTGCCGAAGCCACCAAGCGCGGGGACGACCTCAGCCTGTTCAGCTATCTGCACCAAACGCTGCTGACCACCGGTATCACCGCCCCCCAGCTCGAAACCCTGCTCACCGAAGGCCGCCTGCTGATCCTGATGGACGGCCTGGATGAGGTGCTCAACCAGGATATCAACGCCGTTCTGCGAGAGATCCGCCGGTTTTCCGACCAGTACCACCGCAATCGCTACGTAATCTCCTGCCGCACGGCAGCCCAAAAGCTGGCCCTGCGCGGCTTTACCGATGTCGAAATCGCCCCCTTTAGCCCGGCGCAGATTGCTACCTTTGCCCAAAAGTGGTTTGTGGCCCTGGGCCGGGCCGCCACCCCCGAAGGACAGGCCCAGGCGGCGGAGTTTATGGAAAAGCTGGACTTGCCCGAAAACTGGCAGTTTCGCCAGCTGGTGGTCACGCCTTTGTTTTTGCACCTGGCCTGCTGGGTGTTTCAGGGGGAAGGGCAGTTTCCCAGCAAGCGCACCGCCTTTTATAAACAGGGCCTCGACCTGCTGCTGGGCAAGTGGGATGAGACCAAGGGCGTGGAGCGCGACGACGCCTATCGCGGGTTTTTGCTGCCCCAAAAAATGCGGCTGCTGAGTCAGCTGGCCGCCGTCACCTTCGAGCAGGGGCAGTACTTTTTTGAGCAGCGCACCATCGAGCAGTACATCGAAGACTACCTGCAAAATTTGCCAGGGGCAAACCTGGAGCCCGAAGAACTCCAGCTGGAAAGTGAGGCCATGCTGAAGGCGATCGAGGCCCAGCACGGGCTGCTGATCGAGCGGGCGCGGGGGATTTTTTCGTTTTCCTACCTGGCGTTTCAGGAATACTTAACGGCGCGCAAGATCGTCGCCACCCACAACCTCAGCGCACTGGAACAGGCCCTGGGCGGGCTGGTCAGCCACATCACCGACCCCCACTGGCACGAGGTATTTTTGCTCACTGCCGCCATGCTGCGCAGCGCCGACTCCCTGGTGCAGCTGATGAAGCAGGAGATCGACGCCCTGGTGGCCCAGGACCCGCACCTGCAAGATTTTTTGCGGTGGGCCAGCGAGAAATCCCAGACGGTTCCCCCCGAACCCAAGCTGGCCACCACCCGCGCCTTTTACCTGGCCCTGGCCCAAAGCCCCCGCGCCGCCGACCAGTTTGCCCTGGCCAGCACCCTCGACCAGGGCATCTTTCTCGATGCGGCGCTGGAAAATTTGCTGATGGAGTTTGCCATTGACCACAGCCAAGATTTTGCCTATGCCCATGCCTGTAGCGAAGCCCTCAAAAATATTCTGGTTATGGTGCTCGATGCGGGGTTTTACAAGTCGCTACAGCAAATTAAAGACCAGCTGCCCGCCTCTAACCAACACCAGGAGCGGCTGCAAGCCTGGTGGCAAGACAACTACTCGACCTGGGTGGAGCAGCTCAAAAGCACGATTATGCACTACCGCAATATTCACCACCCCTGGCAGTTTAGCCCCGAGCAAGAGCAGGTGCTCAAGCGCTACTACGACGCCAACCAGCTGCTGGTGGATTGCCTCAACAGCAACTGCGAAGTGACCGCAACCATTCGACAGGAAATTGAAGCCACGCTGCTGCTGCCCCAGAAGGAGCTGGAGGATCGGGAATGGCAGGGGGAGTGAGGGGTAGGGCCCTCAGCTCCCTACCTCGTAGGGGCATTGCAGTGCAATGCCCCTACAAATCGGGGATATACAGATAGGATTTGGTTTCAGTATTGGAAGCAGCGATCGCGGTGCCCAAATCAACCCGAAGCTTACTGAAGTTTACCCTGGGCCAAGGGGGTCAACCAATTTAATCCTAGTTCCAACTTATTTTGTGTCAGCTTTCTTGGGCAACGGCCTTCTGCCATTCAACGATGAGGCAATCAGCAGATTGCGCACCCAGTTATTGTGTGAACGCCCTGCAGCAGGCCGCAGTGGCGCGGGCGGTATCGCTGTAGCCGCTTGAGGGCCAACCCTCCCGCAAATAGGCCGACTCCGCCCGCCGCCAGGCCGCCGCCAATTGCAACCTGGGGCGACACCCATTCGGTTAGTTCGGGAGGCAGGTAGGCCAGCACCGGGTTGACCGCTGGCGGACTGCTGGGGTCAAACTTCTGGACAATTTGGTTGACGCCGATCAGCGTGCCCTGGCCAATATTGCCCTGCCTGAACTGGGGCAGCATGGCGTCGTCTACGATGGCCTGGGCGACCCGGTCGTAGCTGCGATCGTAGCCCATGCCCAGCTCGATGCGGACCTGGCGATCGCCGGGGGCCACCAGCAGCAAAATGCCGTCGTTGCGTCCGGCATCGCCAATCCCCCAGGTATTGAACAGGTTGGTGGCAAAGGGTTCGAGGGCGGCATCGCCCGTGCCGTAGTCGTAGATCGAGTTTACCGTCAGCAGCACCGCGTGGACTCCAGTGCGACGGCGAAACTGGTCTAGCTGAGCCCTGGCCAAGCTCTTTTCGCCGTCGCTGAGCACCTGGCCATAGTCGTTGACATAGGCATCTAAAAAAGCAGGATAAGCCGCCTGGGCTGGACCCGCGAGCGCAAGCAGCAACAGGGCGATCGCGCTCACTAGCCCCAGTAGCCAATAGCGCGATCGCCCTGGCCCCACTCTCCAAAGCGATCGGTCAGTGACAGACTTGATCCACATACCAGGATACTCAGCGAACGACTGGTTCAAGCATTCCCCAGCCAGCGCAGTCTGCCTCCCGGCTCGGTTCCTTTCCGCTGGGGATGGGGCTATGGTGGAGATAGATGCCCGCTGTCTCCCATGCTGCAAATCACGCCCCGCACCGCTATTCCCCTCAGCGAAATCGAGCTGAGCGCCGTTCGCTCCCAGGGGGCGGGGGGCCAAAACGTGAACAAGGTGGCCACCGCCATTCACCTGCGCTTTGACATTCGGCAATGCCCTCAAACGCCAGACCATGCTTCCTCAGGTAGAGGGCTTTATCCGCCATTTCTGCGGTTTCGCTCATGTACGGCATCACAAAATCCGGACGCAGTTGATAGGCCTCCTTCGTCCTCGGCAGCAAAATCCGTCGGGTCTTAATCTGCTGGCGGGAGGACTCGACCCATCCGTGAAAGCGATAACCGGCCTCAATGCCTTCGGGGAACAGTTCAGGGTGAGCCGCAATCTGCTCGTCGAGATACTGACGAAAGGCCTCCCGATCTTCCACCAAAGTGGCGTAGTCGAGGTCGTCTGCAATGGGGAGACAAATCGTTTTATCGCCTGCGGTTCCACGCTTCCGTCGTTGCTTGGCCATCGGGTTGGCCTCCTGAGCGCTTTCCCTCTATTTTACTCGACACAAACTCGGGGGGAACTAGATTTAATCCAGTAATCAAGCGCCCCTCTATTACCGTGAGAAATTGTGGAGGGCGTCCTATGGATCAGGGATTGATTGGATTACCTAGCTTTTGCCGGGCCCAGCAGGTCAGTTTTTGGGGTGGCGAGGGTTCTGTGAAAAACTTTATATATGAGGCTGAAACCTGGTTCTACACCATTGAGATGACATCGGGGCCAGAGCCGGACTTTGGCAGAGTTGGTGGAGAAACTACGGTACTGCTGAGCGAGGCCGATTTATATGCGGCATGACCCAAACCCAGATCCTTTGGCGGGGGTTTTAATTGCCTCGGGGATGGTGTTGGTCTGGATGTTAAGTCTGGGGTTGCTCCTGGCGGTTGACCTGGGGCAGCGTCAATGGCTGTGGGTTCTGCCGGCGGTTTTAGGGCGCACCTACAGTCAAACCGGCCTGTTTATTCTGGCCCACGATGCCATTCACGGGGTGATTGCACCGGGCGATCGCCGCCTGAACCACGCCATTGGGCGCCTAGCCGTCACGCTCTACGCCCTGCTGCCCTACCAAAAGCTCTCGCTCAACCACTGGCAGCACCACCGATATCCTGGCCAAGCCCAGGATCCCGACTTCCACGATGGCACTCACCGCAGCTTTTTTCTCTGGTATTGGCGATTTATGGAGGGCTATATGAACGGCAGAGAAAGAGCCGCCATGCTGTTCAAAATCATCGCCATCGTGCTGGTGGCTCGGTTTGGGCTGCACATTGCGATCGCCAATCTAGCCCTGTTCTGGTTTGTGCCGATCGTGCTCAGCTCATTGCAGCTGTTCTTTTTTGGCACCTATCTCCCCCACCGCTCAGAAACCGCTGGGGGCACCCACCATGCCGTTAGCAGCAACTATCCGTTTGTGATTTCACTGCTGACCTGCTACCACTTTGGCTACCACTGGGAGCACCACGAATACCCCAATCTGCCCTGGTATAGCCTGCCTTCCATCCGTCGCCAGCAACAGCAGCATCAGGTCAATCACTAGATGCCAGAAAGATCAGCTGATTGACACCGGTAAGATAAATTTATTCGCCATTTATATCAACTCAATATCGAAACTTTGAAGGAAAATTTAACACTTTTAAATCTGTGTCGAAAGACGGGTTCTTGTTTTTTATTGACGCTGTAGTATGGAGGCATGGCCATCAAATCTGCTTAGCTCTTCGACTGTCTCAGGCAGTTTTCCGTTGCCGTTTCTCAGTCAATCGATTTTTACCGTCGACCGTAAGCCAAATTCTCCAGGGCAGTCCCCTGCGAGAGTCTGCTATCCAATTCACCTCGCTCGAGCCCAATTCAAAACAAAGATCCCGTAGGGGCATTGCACTGCAATGTCCACGCAAGTCGGAGGGTATACAAGCTGGATTTGGTGTCAGAAAAACGTTTAATCGGCCGCAACTATTGAGTTGATGTAAACCCTTTGCAGCGGCAGCAAAAAAACTGACGCGTGCTGTCACTGGATCGTTCGATTACTGATCGGCGTTTACTTTATCAGGAAATGACAATGACCTACTCTAATCAACCTATTGGCGATCAACCCCGGGACAGCCAGCCCTTGGGAAATTATGGCGAGCCTGCCGTGGTCAGCTCAAGTCGGGAATATCACGACATTGTGCGCTGGGGACCAATTTTTGCCGGTTTGTTTACGGCGATCGCCACTCAGCTTGTTCTCGGTGCCCTGGGGGTTGCCGTTGGCCTCACCACCATTGCCAATTCCGGTGCGCCCCGCTCTAACCTCGGCGATGTCGGCTCGGCGGTGGGGATTTGGTCGATTATTAGCCTGC from Leptolyngbya sp. KIOST-1 encodes:
- a CDS encoding amylo-alpha-1,6-glucosidase, with the translated sequence MTESFPQDALETSSTAALNHSSLKIVEVDGRTFAPAQQVPIPEWPCTTTRRQQPTLTLKDNDLFIITDTLGNIACGDDQSASSLGLFCRDTRFLSRLELQVEGLPPILLSSTAQRGFALSALCANPYISPEHGRREIRAETIGIQRDLVLQGGLFEELTLTNYSTGPVEFELSLSFDADFADLFEIRGRVRQQTGTLLRSVRLPEGAAVPMPSLPDGAVPGAGDELTLAYQGVDQLLMEARIQFYQRPPDQLKGYTAIWRVELQPQATEILGYRLQPFLDGHPASTVGLPATLSQAVAAETMEEQQWREGVTHIRTDNRALNQIIERAEQDTYLLGQTFGDGKVLSAGIPWFATLFGRDSLIAAMQTLMFNPALARQTLTVLAEYQGQKNDDWREEEPGKILHELRFGEMSRSGEVPHTPYYGTVDATPLWLMLYADYYAWKGDRPLLDQLWPHALAAMDWIDRSMEPTGYVTYFCKSPGGLRNQGWKDSGDCIVDAAGNLAQGAIALSEVQGYVYAAKVRLAPLAELQDRPDLRDRWQSDAASLKARFAQDFWLEDEGYVALALDGHGNPVDSITSNPGHCLGLGIFSPEKARSVAERLLAPDMFSGWGIRTLSSSNPAYNPMGYHVGSVWPHDNGMIAAGLRALGYTDQALEIAQGIFDMTLVQPYQCPPELFCGFERTPNSRPVRYPVACSPQAWATGTVFQLLQIMVNLVPDAANNCLRIVQPTLPASVSYMAIDNFKVGQTLLDLEFERSHEATACRVVRKRGNLRVVIEV
- a CDS encoding glycosyltransferase family 4 protein, coding for MRVAQVTPLWEQVPPLAYGGTEMVVSLLTEELVRRGHQVTLFASGDSQTQALLEPGCDRALRPLGVLPPAYAGYEQRQLGHVFGHASDFDIIHSHMDAAALAPTHHSQTPVVHTLHGPFTAASEQIFGQYRQQNLVTVSRSQQRPELGLNYVATVYNAIALEQFNFYPQPQAPPYLAFLGRMSVEKGPHLAIAIAQRLGWPLKMAGKVDAEDQAFFDREVAPHIDGEQIVYLGEVSQSQKKPLIGHATATLFPITWPEPFGLVMAESMASGTPVVAMALGSAPEVVAHGETGFLCHSVEDCVAAVGQIHQISRQACRDHVALNFGVGRMVDGYEAVYRAVIGQRDRSVSETRDRDMRPRRPDLSST
- a CDS encoding NACHT domain-containing protein, which encodes MPVFMALREFAEATKRGDDLSLFSYLHQTLLTTGITAPQLETLLTEGRLLILMDGLDEVLNQDINAVLREIRRFSDQYHRNRYVISCRTAAQKLALRGFTDVEIAPFSPAQIATFAQKWFVALGRAATPEGQAQAAEFMEKLDLPENWQFRQLVVTPLFLHLACWVFQGEGQFPSKRTAFYKQGLDLLLGKWDETKGVERDDAYRGFLLPQKMRLLSQLAAVTFEQGQYFFEQRTIEQYIEDYLQNLPGANLEPEELQLESEAMLKAIEAQHGLLIERARGIFSFSYLAFQEYLTARKIVATHNLSALEQALGGLVSHITDPHWHEVFLLTAAMLRSADSLVQLMKQEIDALVAQDPHLQDFLRWASEKSQTVPPEPKLATTRAFYLALAQSPRAADQFALASTLDQGIFLDAALENLLMEFAIDHSQDFAYAHACSEALKNILVMVLDAGFYKSLQQIKDQLPASNQHQERLQAWWQDNYSTWVEQLKSTIMHYRNIHHPWQFSPEQEQVLKRYYDANQLLVDCLNSNCEVTATIRQEIEATLLLPQKELEDREWQGE
- a CDS encoding fatty acid desaturase: MRHDPNPDPLAGVLIASGMVLVWMLSLGLLLAVDLGQRQWLWVLPAVLGRTYSQTGLFILAHDAIHGVIAPGDRRLNHAIGRLAVTLYALLPYQKLSLNHWQHHRYPGQAQDPDFHDGTHRSFFLWYWRFMEGYMNGRERAAMLFKIIAIVLVARFGLHIAIANLALFWFVPIVLSSLQLFFFGTYLPHRSETAGGTHHAVSSNYPFVISLLTCYHFGYHWEHHEYPNLPWYSLPSIRRQQQQHQVNH
- a CDS encoding TPM domain-containing protein; the protein is MWIKSVTDRSLWRVGPGRSRYWLLGLVSAIALLLLALAGPAQAAYPAFLDAYVNDYGQVLSDGEKSLARAQLDQFRRRTGVHAVLLTVNSIYDYGTGDAALEPFATNLFNTWGIGDAGRNDGILLLVAPGDRQVRIELGMGYDRSYDRVAQAIVDDAMLPQFRQGNIGQGTLIGVNQIVQKFDPSSPPAVNPVLAYLPPELTEWVSPQVAIGGGLAAGGVGLFAGGLALKRLQRYRPRHCGLLQGVHTITGCAIC